A window from Fibrobacter sp. UWB11 encodes these proteins:
- a CDS encoding RNA methyltransferase, whose product MSFNNDDSRRGFGNDRKRNFGRSPRPNFDENKFNREHPDDEPASRTERRGGIGSQAHLRRDRDNFANRPSRFEERAERRNLNDRPTFDDRRDFNSERRGFNENRAVPEGVVPAVGDADAAPQVAVGGIKEVEELLNKSPLQVHRVLFMHKSGNPKLYELQKLAKRAHVHVQQVDSKILDSYARPNHGVVALMNEKELLNWMDVREEFFKARDTGEKKLIAVATNIEDPRNLGACIRSSLALGVDILLLPAKGMCGITPSVARTSAGALEKLRICRPDNLEGAIGELKMAGYQILGLDADTETNLAGFDFADHVVLAVGGEDVGLPPFIKKQCDAVLRIPMKPEAHSYNASVALSLGLYEYARLRIKA is encoded by the coding sequence ATGAGTTTCAACAATGACGACAGCCGTCGCGGTTTTGGCAACGATCGCAAGCGCAACTTTGGCCGCTCCCCGCGCCCGAATTTTGACGAAAACAAGTTCAACCGCGAACACCCGGACGACGAACCGGCAAGCCGCACGGAACGCCGTGGAGGCATCGGAAGCCAGGCACACCTCCGTCGCGACCGCGACAATTTCGCCAACCGTCCGAGCCGATTCGAAGAACGCGCAGAACGCCGCAATTTGAACGACCGCCCCACCTTTGACGACCGTCGCGATTTCAACAGCGAGCGCCGCGGTTTTAATGAAAACCGCGCAGTTCCAGAAGGCGTCGTACCGGCAGTTGGCGATGCCGATGCAGCACCGCAAGTCGCAGTTGGAGGGATCAAGGAAGTTGAAGAACTTTTGAACAAGAGCCCGTTGCAGGTCCACCGCGTGCTCTTTATGCACAAGTCCGGCAACCCGAAGCTCTATGAACTCCAGAAGCTTGCCAAACGCGCCCATGTGCACGTTCAGCAGGTCGATTCCAAGATTCTCGATAGCTACGCCCGCCCGAACCACGGCGTTGTAGCCCTCATGAACGAGAAGGAACTCCTCAACTGGATGGATGTCCGCGAAGAATTCTTCAAGGCCCGTGATACCGGCGAAAAGAAACTTATCGCTGTTGCAACCAACATCGAAGACCCGCGTAACCTTGGCGCTTGCATCCGCAGTTCTCTTGCCCTGGGAGTCGACATTTTGCTCCTCCCCGCGAAGGGCATGTGCGGCATTACACCGAGCGTCGCCCGTACATCTGCAGGCGCCCTCGAAAAGCTCCGCATCTGCCGTCCGGACAATCTCGAAGGAGCCATTGGCGAACTCAAGATGGCCGGTTACCAGATTTTGGGACTCGATGCCGACACCGAAACAAACCTTGCTGGTTTCGACTTTGCAGACCACGTGGTGCTTGCCGTCGGTGGCGAAGACGTGGGCCTCCCCCCGTTCATCAAGAAGCAGTGCGACGCAGTGCTCCGCATCCCGATGAAGCCCGAAGCTCATTCATATAATGCATCAGTAGCCCTCTCACTCGGTCTTTACGAATACGCAAGATTGAGAATAAAAGCATAA
- a CDS encoding 5-formyltetrahydrofolate cyclo-ligase, whose product MAASIVIVILVLLIFGSSPIVEMILKMRRMRKGDDIIKEPWQEIHDIPGYHDARNIAAFYPLKGEPNIMPILEELATEGRLLLPKCEGEGIMHFYKIASLKKDLVKGHYGIMEPREGIEKFDGDIPVFLVPGVKFNWDGSRQGHGKGYYDRFLAKYPNSFKAGIMTPAQLSKEPLEQKETDVKMHTVIACREKY is encoded by the coding sequence ATGGCAGCGTCCATAGTAATTGTAATCCTCGTATTGCTGATTTTCGGCAGCAGCCCTATTGTCGAAATGATTTTGAAAATGCGCCGCATGAGAAAGGGCGATGACATTATCAAGGAACCGTGGCAAGAAATCCACGACATTCCGGGCTACCACGATGCAAGGAACATTGCCGCGTTCTACCCGCTCAAAGGCGAACCGAACATCATGCCCATCCTCGAAGAACTCGCCACCGAAGGCCGCTTGTTGCTCCCTAAATGCGAGGGTGAAGGCATTATGCACTTCTACAAGATTGCAAGCCTCAAGAAAGACTTGGTCAAGGGGCACTATGGTATTATGGAACCCCGCGAAGGCATCGAGAAGTTCGATGGAGACATTCCAGTGTTCCTGGTCCCCGGTGTCAAGTTCAACTGGGACGGTAGCAGACAAGGTCATGGTAAGGGCTATTACGACCGGTTCCTCGCCAAATACCCCAATTCGTTCAAAGCGGGTATTATGACCCCGGCACAGCTATCCAAAGAACCTCTTGAGCAAAAAGAAACTGATGTAAAGATGCACACGGTAATTGCCTGTAGAGAAAAGTACTAG
- a CDS encoding ribonuclease D, giving the protein MVDSEESLAALLADLEQYDMAAVDTEADSMYHYTARLCLIQITIGEHHYIVDPLCGLDLAPLFKARAMQTLIFHGADYDLRLLWQTYGFSPKSIFDTMLAAKILGEQHLGLADLVKEYFGDELKKENQRADWTIRPLSLDMCEYAIHDTFYLHELCAILAEKLQQAGRMCWLTEQCNALIEHAKAPNAPKKDPWRITGSSIYGPCALNILKHLWEWREKQAEELDRPPYKVMQSELMLAIVNAQNSHFPDVDETYLPKLPRNFKGDRLESFLNMLREAVAVPECDWPMRLPKAPPPPVIPHSDLLSALKTWRDEKAEELKIDAALLANKSQLIWLAAPGNIPWQTRYEEAHLMHWQQNVWNEILRDKLPTAKRIGEEE; this is encoded by the coding sequence TTGGTAGATAGCGAAGAATCGCTCGCAGCTTTGCTTGCGGATTTGGAGCAATACGACATGGCCGCTGTCGACACCGAAGCGGATTCCATGTACCATTACACGGCTCGTCTCTGCCTCATCCAGATTACTATTGGCGAACACCATTATATTGTGGACCCGCTTTGTGGGCTGGATCTTGCACCGCTTTTTAAGGCACGTGCAATGCAGACACTGATTTTCCATGGTGCAGATTACGACCTTAGGCTCCTGTGGCAGACTTACGGTTTTTCACCGAAGAGCATTTTCGATACAATGCTTGCCGCAAAGATTTTGGGAGAACAGCACCTCGGGCTTGCCGATTTGGTCAAGGAATATTTTGGCGACGAGCTCAAAAAGGAAAACCAAAGAGCCGACTGGACGATTCGACCGCTTTCGTTGGACATGTGCGAATACGCTATCCACGACACGTTCTACCTTCATGAACTTTGTGCTATCTTAGCTGAAAAATTGCAACAAGCCGGACGCATGTGCTGGCTCACGGAACAGTGCAACGCACTCATTGAACACGCAAAAGCACCAAATGCTCCGAAAAAAGATCCTTGGCGCATTACAGGTTCTAGCATTTACGGGCCATGCGCACTGAACATTCTCAAACATTTGTGGGAATGGCGTGAAAAGCAGGCCGAAGAACTCGACCGACCGCCTTACAAGGTAATGCAGTCCGAACTGATGCTTGCGATTGTGAACGCCCAGAATTCGCATTTTCCGGATGTCGACGAAACGTACCTGCCGAAACTCCCCCGCAATTTTAAGGGAGATCGTCTGGAATCGTTCCTCAACATGCTCCGCGAAGCTGTAGCCGTCCCTGAATGTGACTGGCCCATGCGACTTCCCAAGGCACCACCACCGCCGGTCATTCCGCACTCCGATTTGCTCAGCGCTCTCAAAACATGGCGCGATGAAAAGGCCGAGGAACTGAAAATCGATGCAGCGCTCCTTGCGAACAAATCGCAATTGATCTGGCTTGCCGCTCCGGGAAACATCCCCTGGCAGACTCGCTACGAAGAAGCGCACCTGATGCACTGGCAGCAGAATGTCTGGAACGAAATTCTGCGTGACAAGTTGCCCACGGCAAAGCGCATTGGCGAAGAAGAATAA